A window of the Lactuca sativa cultivar Salinas chromosome 5, Lsat_Salinas_v11, whole genome shotgun sequence genome harbors these coding sequences:
- the LOC111877227 gene encoding UDP-glycosyltransferase 84B1: MSSISEENQQTSVLLVTVAAQGHINPMLRLGNLLASKGLHVTLATHDPDLKDHSSTVGGVHLEYFSDGIPPEHDRQSGDIDFAMNTLGKFGPGNLSALIRTHSRKFACIINTPFMPWAADVAAEFALPCAMVWIQPCTVYHIYNCFYNRLNEFPTENNLDMIVNLPGLPSLCAEELPSFVLPSNSFRSFDGILQEVFHNLHKVKWVLGNTFLELEKDVIRSVNDAGHSFLPVGPIVPATLFGKEDNIDGDLKGTNKFKSGNENDCLEWLDKQPPASVVYISFGSLLFSSDKQIESIVTGLKISKRPFLWVVKLPENQETQQFEILEEIKEQGLIVRWSPQTAVLSHPSVGCFLSHCGWNSLIESVTAGVPVIACPQWTDQPTNAKLVTDVWGIGVKLNKNLESGNFDGEEMAKCVEEIMTGPRSEEFRKNAAELKRAAYEAVADGGSSDKNIQLFVDVVSSS; encoded by the coding sequence ATGAGTTCGATTTCTGAAGAAAATCAACAAACAAGTGTCCTTCTTGTTACAGTTGCAGCTCAAGGTCACATAAACCCCATGCTAAGACTGGGCAACCTTCTTGCGTCAAAAGGCCTCCATGTCACTCTCGCCACCCATGACCCTGACCTGAAAGACCACTCCTCCACCGTCGGCGGTGTCCACCTCGAGTATTTTTCCGACGGCATACCTCCAGAACACGATCGACAATCCGGTGATATTGATTTCGCTATGAACACGCTGGGTAAGTTTGGACCGGGAAATCTTTCCGCCCTGATTCGAACCCACAGCCGTAAATTTGCGTGCATCATCAACACCCCTTTCATGCCATGGGCGGCTGACGTCGCGGCGGAGTTTGCGCTACCCTGCGCCATGGTTTGGATCCAACCATGCACAGTCTATCATATATATAACTGTTTTTACAATCGTCTCAACGAGTTCCCAACTGAAAATAACCTTGATATGATCGTCAATTTGCCTGGGCTTCCATCACTGTGTGCGGAGGAGCTACCGTCGTTTGTTCTTCCGTCGAATTCGTTTCGTAGCTTCGATGGTATATTGCAGGAAGTCTTTCATAACCTGCATAAGGTCAAATGGGTGTTGGGGAATACGTTCTTGGAACTGGAGAAAGATGTGATAAGGTCTGTGAATGACGCGGGTCATTCATTTTTGCCTGTGGGACCAATTGTTCCGGCAACCCTTTTTGGCAAGGAAGACAACATCGACGGCGATCTAAAGGGTACAAATAAGTTTAAATCAGGCAACGAGAATGATTGTTTAGAATGGCTAGATAAACAACCACCGGCGTCGGTTGTTTATATCTCATTCGGAAGCCTCCTGTTTTCATCTGACAAACAAATAGAAAGCATAGTAACTGGTTTGAAAATTTCGAAACGACCGTTTCTGTGGGTTGTAAAGCTGCCGGAAAATCAAGAAACCCAACAATTTGAGATCTTGGAGGAGATAAAGGAGCAGGGTTTGATCGTGAGATGGAGTCCACAAACTGCTGTCTTATCACATCCATCAGTTGGGTGTTTCTTAAGTCATTGTGGGTGGAACTCACTGATTGAAAGTGTTACCGCCGGTGTACCAGTGATTGCTTGTCCACAGTGGACTGACCAGCCGACGAATGCTAAGCTTGTTACCGATGTTTGGGGCATCGGGGTGAAACTAAATAAGAATCTAGAATCGGGTAATTTTGATGGGGAAGAAATGGCAAAATGCGTGGAAGAGATTATGACTGGGCCAAGATCGGAGGAGTTCAGAAAGAACGCGGCGGAGTTGAAAAGGGCGGCATATGAGGCGGTGGCAGACGGTGGCTCGTCGGACAAGAATATTCAGTTGTTTGTAGATGTAGTTTCTTCTTCATAA